One stretch of Centroberyx gerrardi isolate f3 chromosome 13, fCenGer3.hap1.cur.20231027, whole genome shotgun sequence DNA includes these proteins:
- the rnf182 gene encoding E3 ubiquitin-protein ligase RNF182 — translation MMIQLQGTEDGGGGGGTVDGPSTEELECKICYCPYSLGSRRPKVLECCHRLCAKCLAKILDLGESPPNAVVCPFCRYITGLPGEAVSSLPDDCNLVTALALQSRNQRNLHFHQEATAELLLSPRHLSSLMGSNPAGSPSSSFSSASSSSTTTTAYSSIRGSPNFVVITIMEPPPPPVSGQELHLHRQPRLPHPAGLSSGRGYRSSSLDSMASITQRWTVWNCAALLCQTSARALVWVLGLLYFSSLPMGVYLLIMQRTTLGVLLVSLVPASLVMIMVYGFCQCICHEFWDCLPP, via the coding sequence ATGATGATTCAGCTGCAGGGCACTGAGGACggtggaggcggcggcggcacgGTGGACGGGCCGAGCACCGAGGAGCTGGAGTGTAAGATCTGCTACTGTCCGTACAGCCTGGGGAGCCGCAGGCCCAAAGTTCTCGAGTGCTGCCACCGTCTGTGCGCCAAATGCCTGGCCAAGATCCTGGACCTGGGCGAGTCGCCTCCCAACGCCGTGGTGTGCCCGTTCTGCCGCTACATCACCGGTCTGCCGGGGGAGGCGGTGAGCAGCCTGCCGGACGACTGCAACCTGGTGACGGCGCTGGCCCTCCAGAGCCGGAACCAGAGGAACCTCCACTTCCACCAGGAGGCGACCGCCGAGCTGCTCCTCAGCCCCAGGCACCTGAGCTCGCTGATGGGCAGCAACCCCGCGGggtccccttcctcctccttctcctccgcctcctcctcctccaccaccaccaccgcctaCTCCTCCATCCGAGGCTCGCCGAACTTCGTGGTCATCACCATCATGgagcctcctcctccgcccgtCTCCGGCCAGgagctccacctccaccgccagCCGCGTCTCCCTCACCCTGCGGGGCTTTCCTCGGGCCGGGGCTACCGCTCCTCCAGCCTGGACTCCATGGCGTCCATCACGCAGCGGTGGACGGTGTGGAACTGCGCGGCGCTCCTGTGCCAGACCTCGGCCCGGGCGCTGGTGTGGGTGCTGGGGCTGCTGTACTTCAGCTCCCTGCCCATGGGggtttacctgctcatcatgcAGAGGACGACCCTCGGGGTGCTGCTGGTGAGCCTGGTTCCTGCCAGCCTGGTCATGATCATGGTCTACGGGTTCTGCCAGTGTATTTGCCACGAGTTCTGGGACTGCTTGCCGCCATAA